In Gammaproteobacteria bacterium, one genomic interval encodes:
- a CDS encoding ABC transporter permease, which produces MHAAPRLRALALVLPLLAFVTLSFVVPLATLLGKSAYQPEVSQVFPETMNVLAEWDGEGLPPEAAFAAIAGELTKALDERTLPRVSGAINRVQSGMRGVLNRTARRLARTDFAGTWRETLAGISGDWLQPRTWLAIREAGARFTLRHYLQALDLELKEDGSIGLRPDDSRVYTPLMWRTLLVSLGVTLLCLLIGYPIAYMVANSPPRRSRLLLLLVLVPFWTSLLVRTTAWIVLLQRQGVINGLLVGLGILPDDARLQMIYNMTGTFVAMTHVLLPFMVLPLYSVMRSIPSSHMPAAVSLGASPLEAFRRVYLPQTLPGIGAGSLLVFILAIGYYITPALVGGRTGELISSQIAYHVQTSLNWGLAAALSSILLVAVTVLYLIYSRVVGIERMRLG; this is translated from the coding sequence ATGCACGCGGCGCCGCGGCTGCGCGCCCTGGCGCTGGTCCTGCCGCTTCTGGCCTTCGTAACGCTCAGTTTCGTCGTTCCGCTGGCGACGCTGCTGGGCAAGAGCGCGTATCAGCCGGAAGTCTCGCAGGTTTTTCCGGAAACGATGAACGTGCTCGCCGAATGGGACGGCGAAGGGCTGCCCCCCGAGGCCGCTTTCGCCGCCATTGCCGGAGAGCTGACCAAGGCGCTGGACGAGCGCACGCTGCCGCGAGTGAGCGGCGCCATCAATCGTGTCCAAAGCGGCATGCGCGGAGTGCTCAATCGGACCGCGCGGCGGTTGGCAAGGACCGACTTCGCCGGCACCTGGCGGGAGACTCTGGCGGGAATCAGCGGCGACTGGCTTCAGCCGCGTACCTGGCTCGCAATCCGGGAGGCCGGCGCGCGTTTTACCCTGCGGCATTACCTGCAGGCCCTCGATCTCGAACTCAAGGAGGACGGCAGCATCGGCCTTCGCCCGGACGACAGCCGGGTCTACACACCGCTGATGTGGCGAACCCTGCTGGTAAGCCTGGGCGTGACGCTGCTTTGCCTGCTCATCGGCTACCCCATCGCCTACATGGTCGCCAATTCACCGCCCAGGCGAAGCCGTTTGCTGTTGCTGCTGGTGCTGGTCCCGTTCTGGACTTCGTTGCTGGTGCGCACCACGGCCTGGATCGTGCTGTTGCAGCGCCAGGGCGTAATCAACGGTCTGCTGGTTGGTCTCGGCATCCTGCCCGACGACGCCCGGCTACAGATGATCTACAACATGACCGGCACCTTCGTGGCAATGACCCACGTGCTGCTGCCGTTCATGGTCCTGCCGCTGTACTCGGTGATGCGGTCGATTCCCTCGTCGCACATGCCGGCCGCCGTTTCGCTGGGCGCTTCGCCGCTGGAGGCGTTCCGGCGGGTCTACCTGCCGCAGACCCTGCCCGGGATCGGCGCCGGTTCGCTTCTGGTGTTCATTCTTGCAATCGGCTACTACATCACGCCGGCGCTGGTGGGCGGGCGCACCGGGGAGCTGATTTCCAGCCAGATCGCCTATCACGTGCAGACGTCCCTGAACTGGGGACTGGCGGCGGCTCTGAGCAGCATCCTGCTGGTGGCCGTGACCGTCCTGTATCTGATCTACAGCCGCGTGGTCGGCATCGAACGGATGAGGCTGGGCTGA
- a CDS encoding ABC transporter ATP-binding protein, giving the protein MNQSAPHVEYLAVHKRYAESDWVVRDLDLELNRGEFLTLLGPSGSGKTTCLMMLAGFEPPTSGDIRINGVSVAGLPPDKRGIGVVFQNYALFPHMSVGANLAFPLEVRGLSSGQRRERVARALELVRLEDFEDRRPNQLSGGQQQRVAIARALVFEPELVLMDEPLGALDRRLREQLQYEIRRIQRQLGVTVLYVTHDQQEAMAMSDRVAVFRAGRIEQVATPEVLYEEPQRPFVASFIGENNLLKGRIVSVERGVCEVEVAEQRLQAAHIADLPPGSETLVAIRPERVNIAPLSMQYSNEFNALVEDISFLGDHLRVRLEVCGSSDFIAKIPNIVGHGGILPGDRVRIGWGALDCRALEAATY; this is encoded by the coding sequence ATGAACCAGTCAGCGCCGCACGTCGAGTACCTCGCAGTGCACAAGCGCTACGCGGAGTCGGACTGGGTCGTGCGCGATCTCGACCTCGAGTTGAATCGCGGCGAGTTCCTGACGCTCCTGGGCCCGTCGGGTTCCGGCAAGACGACCTGCCTGATGATGCTGGCCGGTTTCGAACCGCCGACCAGCGGCGATATACGCATCAACGGAGTTTCGGTTGCCGGCTTGCCGCCGGACAAGCGGGGCATCGGCGTGGTCTTTCAGAATTACGCGCTGTTCCCGCACATGAGCGTGGGTGCAAACCTGGCCTTTCCCCTGGAAGTGCGCGGCCTGAGCTCCGGGCAGCGCCGCGAGCGCGTCGCGCGGGCGCTGGAGCTCGTGCGCCTGGAGGACTTTGAGGACCGCCGGCCGAACCAGCTGTCCGGCGGACAGCAGCAGCGCGTGGCCATAGCGCGGGCGCTGGTGTTCGAACCGGAACTCGTGCTGATGGACGAACCGCTGGGCGCCCTGGACCGGCGCCTGCGAGAGCAACTGCAATACGAAATCCGGCGCATTCAGCGGCAGCTCGGAGTCACCGTGCTGTACGTGACGCACGATCAGCAGGAGGCCATGGCGATGTCCGACCGCGTGGCCGTTTTCCGGGCCGGCCGGATAGAACAGGTGGCGACACCGGAGGTCCTGTACGAGGAACCGCAGAGGCCCTTCGTGGCCAGCTTTATCGGCGAGAACAACCTGCTGAAGGGGCGGATCGTGTCGGTGGAACGCGGAGTGTGCGAGGTGGAAGTGGCGGAACAGCGTTTGCAGGCCGCCCACATCGCCGACCTGCCTCCGGGCAGCGAAACGCTGGTCGCCATTCGCCCGGAAAGGGTCAACATCGCGCCGCTGTCGATGCAGTATTCGAACGAGTTCAACGCCCTGGTGGAGGACATCAGCTTTCTCGGCGATCATCTGCGCGTCCGGCTGGAGGTTTGCGGCAGTTCGGATTTCATCGCCAAGATCCCCAATATCGTGGGTCATGGCGGCATTCTGCCGGGCGACCGGGTTCGAATCGGCTGGGGTGCGCTGGATTGCCGGGCGCTCGAGGCCGCAACCTATTGA
- a CDS encoding ABC transporter permease: MKTIPGRRLGRYGLNAFCIAGFVFLVAPILVIVPLSFNAEPYFTFTEGMLRLDPEAWSLRWYNAIVDDEAWSRALVNSLLIGSASTILATTLGTLAALGLASPSMPGRSLVTAVLISPMITPIIIVAVGVFFFYSGLGLGQTHAGLILAHAALGAPFVVITVTATLAGFDRTVLRAAASLGAGPMRRFFRIQLPLISPGVFSGGLFAFAASFDEVVVVLFLGGLEQRTIPRQMWAGIREQISPAILALAVFLIAFAVVVLLTVEWLRNRSAAAQRSVH, encoded by the coding sequence ATGAAGACAATTCCGGGAAGGCGGTTGGGACGTTACGGCTTGAATGCGTTTTGCATTGCGGGCTTCGTTTTCCTGGTGGCGCCGATCCTGGTGATCGTGCCGCTGAGTTTCAACGCCGAGCCCTACTTCACTTTCACCGAGGGCATGCTGCGCCTGGACCCGGAAGCCTGGTCCCTGCGCTGGTACAACGCGATCGTGGACGACGAGGCATGGAGCCGGGCGCTCGTCAACAGCCTGCTGATCGGCAGCGCGTCCACGATACTGGCGACCACCCTGGGTACGCTCGCCGCGCTCGGCCTGGCCAGTCCGTCCATGCCGGGGCGCAGCCTGGTCACGGCGGTGCTGATATCGCCCATGATCACGCCGATCATCATCGTGGCGGTCGGCGTGTTCTTCTTCTACTCGGGTCTCGGCCTGGGTCAGACGCATGCGGGACTGATCCTTGCCCATGCGGCGCTGGGCGCGCCGTTCGTGGTGATCACCGTGACCGCCACGCTGGCCGGGTTCGATCGCACCGTGCTGCGGGCGGCCGCCAGTCTCGGCGCCGGGCCCATGCGGCGCTTCTTCCGTATCCAGTTGCCGCTCATCTCCCCGGGGGTCTTCTCCGGTGGCCTGTTCGCATTCGCCGCCTCGTTCGACGAAGTCGTCGTCGTGCTGTTTCTCGGGGGACTGGAGCAGCGCACGATACCGCGCCAGATGTGGGCCGGCATACGCGAACAGATCAGTCCCGCGATTCTGGCCCTGGCCGTGTTCCTGATCGCCTTCGCCGTCGTTGTCCTGCTGACCGTGGAATGGCTGCGGAATCGTTCCGCTGCCGCGCAAAGATCGGTACATTAG
- a CDS encoding PepSY domain-containing protein — translation MSRKSGPKRRTPFNRALLTLHKWAGLAAGAWLLVLGVSGILLDHDEWRWQRQLTVPESWLSTRVARLLPATVMRYVAVDEARPDRWLGGSERGLWLTEDGGENWRDVAFPGGEKPQVLRFVRPGDGSLEGMVVATDDGLWRTTEQGLGIERFALEGTRIDSLASGSRPDELVGVVGHERIFRISRADPSRIEWLNLDQVTVTGLPEQVSVYDFVFDLHFGYGIFGRTASTLINDLGGLAMAVLAVSGFLYWFLPWRWRRRSGPGPRVRRETHRWLYRTHATVFGLLALIPIVYLSVTGIILDHVVGFGNWARDVPMERSSLPPAYQYRSLGEELEQVVAYPGEPRRLSVSTRLGLLHTADGGRTWRGDSDIGDQGGNLFRVRDRVFFSNNRGIHLQRRDGASDWSQISGPATMISDGVWLDSAIHLKNSRGFYRERPSGDFALTEMKSPQLSGATFYLFVVDVHTGNIIHEQFKWINDLVGGLAILLVLTGPVLWWRWKNR, via the coding sequence GTGAGTCGCAAAAGTGGACCAAAGCGGCGCACGCCGTTCAACCGTGCACTGTTGACGTTGCACAAGTGGGCGGGGCTTGCCGCGGGCGCCTGGCTGCTGGTACTTGGCGTGAGCGGAATCCTGCTGGACCACGACGAGTGGCGCTGGCAGCGGCAGCTGACCGTACCCGAATCCTGGCTGTCAACGAGAGTCGCGCGCCTGCTGCCCGCCACGGTCATGCGCTACGTTGCGGTGGACGAAGCACGGCCGGACCGCTGGCTGGGCGGTTCCGAGCGCGGACTGTGGCTGACCGAAGACGGCGGCGAAAACTGGCGCGACGTTGCCTTTCCCGGCGGCGAAAAGCCGCAGGTGCTGCGCTTCGTTCGCCCGGGCGACGGCAGCCTCGAAGGAATGGTCGTGGCCACCGACGACGGGCTGTGGCGAACGACCGAACAGGGCCTGGGCATCGAGCGCTTCGCACTGGAAGGGACGCGCATCGACAGCCTTGCCAGCGGCAGCCGACCGGATGAACTGGTCGGGGTGGTGGGCCATGAGCGCATTTTCCGCATCAGCCGCGCCGACCCCTCCCGGATTGAATGGCTGAATCTGGATCAGGTCACGGTGACCGGACTTCCGGAACAGGTGAGTGTCTATGATTTCGTCTTCGACCTTCACTTCGGCTACGGAATCTTCGGCCGCACGGCCTCAACGCTGATCAACGACCTGGGCGGACTGGCGATGGCGGTGCTGGCGGTCAGCGGCTTTCTCTACTGGTTCCTTCCGTGGCGGTGGCGGCGGCGGTCCGGACCGGGCCCCAGGGTGCGCCGCGAGACACACCGATGGCTGTACCGCACCCACGCCACCGTGTTCGGCCTGCTGGCGCTCATACCGATCGTTTACCTGAGCGTGACCGGAATCATCCTGGATCACGTTGTCGGCTTCGGAAACTGGGCGCGGGACGTGCCGATGGAGCGCTCGTCCCTGCCGCCCGCCTATCAGTACCGCTCGCTCGGCGAGGAACTGGAGCAGGTCGTGGCGTATCCGGGGGAGCCTCGGCGGCTAAGCGTCAGCACCCGGCTCGGCCTCCTGCACACGGCTGATGGCGGCAGAACCTGGCGGGGCGACTCGGACATCGGCGACCAGGGCGGCAACCTGTTCCGCGTACGGGACCGCGTGTTCTTCAGCAATAACCGTGGAATCCACCTTCAGCGGCGCGACGGTGCAAGCGATTGGTCGCAGATCAGCGGGCCGGCGACCATGATAAGCGACGGCGTTTGGCTCGACTCGGCCATCCATCTGAAGAACAGCAGGGGGTTTTACAGGGAGCGGCCGTCCGGCGATTTCGCACTGACGGAAATGAAGTCACCGCAATTGTCCGGCGCCACCTTCTACCTGTTCGTCGTGGACGTGCACACCGGCAACATCATTCACGAGCAGTTCAAGTGGATCAACGACCTGGTGG
- a CDS encoding ABC transporter substrate-binding protein, with protein sequence MAAGRWLALVLLASAGAVSAQSITVVSWGGSYARASQEAYHKAFTEETGIEVLLEDYNGGLAQIRAQVDVGAVHWDVVDMEMPDARLACDEGLIELMDLADLPAGVNGESAEDDYPAESVSECGAAMLFYSTVFAYNRNFLQGTAPETIADFFDLEKFPGRRGMRRSPLVNLEFALAADGVALDEVYRVLDTPEGLNRAFRKLDTIKDQVVWWEAGAQPPQLLADGEVIMSTAYNGRIFNAQVLEDQPFVIVWDAQALDSGLLAIVAGTPRYEAARQFVLFANRPRSISNISQYISYGPVRVSARALVDRHLETGVVMEPHMPTSPENLKRSLQLDWRWWSENRDEMYERFSAWLAR encoded by the coding sequence ATGGCGGCAGGACGCTGGCTGGCGCTGGTCCTGCTGGCGTCCGCGGGCGCCGTGTCGGCGCAATCGATCACGGTGGTTTCCTGGGGCGGTTCGTATGCGCGGGCCAGCCAGGAGGCCTACCACAAGGCGTTTACCGAGGAAACCGGCATCGAGGTGCTGCTGGAGGACTACAACGGCGGTCTGGCGCAGATCCGGGCGCAGGTGGATGTCGGCGCCGTGCATTGGGACGTCGTGGACATGGAGATGCCGGATGCGCGCCTGGCCTGCGACGAGGGTCTCATCGAACTGATGGATCTTGCGGATCTGCCGGCGGGCGTGAACGGCGAATCGGCCGAAGACGACTATCCGGCCGAATCGGTCTCCGAATGCGGCGCCGCGATGCTGTTCTATTCGACGGTCTTCGCCTATAACCGGAATTTTCTGCAAGGCACTGCGCCGGAAACCATTGCGGACTTCTTCGATCTGGAAAAGTTTCCCGGCCGCCGTGGCATGCGCCGCTCGCCGCTGGTGAACCTCGAATTCGCGCTGGCGGCCGACGGCGTGGCGCTGGACGAGGTGTACCGGGTTCTGGATACACCCGAAGGCCTGAACCGCGCTTTCCGCAAGCTCGATACGATCAAGGACCAGGTGGTGTGGTGGGAAGCCGGCGCTCAGCCCCCGCAGTTGCTTGCCGACGGCGAAGTGATCATGAGCACCGCCTACAACGGCCGGATCTTCAATGCCCAGGTGCTGGAAGACCAGCCGTTCGTGATTGTCTGGGACGCCCAGGCGCTCGACAGCGGGCTGCTGGCAATCGTCGCCGGCACGCCGCGCTATGAAGCGGCCAGGCAATTCGTGCTATTCGCCAACCGTCCGCGCTCGATCAGCAACATCAGCCAGTACATCTCCTATGGTCCGGTGCGCGTTTCCGCCCGCGCGCTGGTGGACAGGCATCTCGAGACCGGCGTCGTGATGGAGCCGCACATGCCCACCTCGCCGGAGAACCTGAAGCGGTCCCTGCAGCTGGACTGGCGCTGGTGGAGCGAGAACCGCGACGAGATGTACGAACGATTCAGCGCCTGGCTGGCCCGCTGA